The sequence below is a genomic window from Dryobates pubescens isolate bDryPub1 chromosome 17, bDryPub1.pri, whole genome shotgun sequence.
AACAGCTTATTCAGAAAGCTGCCTGGTCCCGCCCGCAAGGAGGAATTTGCTCCCAGCAGGGGTTTGCGTGGGCAAACTTTCCTGGGGACAGCACTGCTGAGACCTtgacttctcctttctctctcctagATGCAGCAGCTGTTCTATGAGAACTATGAGCAGAACAAAAAAGGTTACATCCGAGACCTGAGGAACAGCAAAATACACAGAGCCATAACCCTGCACCCTAATAAGAACCCCCCCTACCAGTATAGGCTTCACAGCTACATGTTAAGCCGCAAGATAGCGGAGCTGCGCCACCGCACCGTGCAGCTGCACCGGGAGATCGTCCTGATGAGCAAGTACAGCAACACGGAAATCCACAAGGATgacctgcagctggggatgcCTCCCTCCTTCATGCGATTCCAACCCCGGCACCGGGAAGAGATCTTGGAGTGGGAGTTTCTGACGGGGAAGTATTTGTATTCGGGCGCCGATGGGCAGCCCCCTCGGAGAGGGATGGACTCTTCTCAGCGCGAGGCGCTGGATGACATCGTTATGCAGGTGATGGAGATGATCAACGCCAACGCCAAGACCCGGGGGCGGATCATCGATTTCAAGGAGATACAGTACGGCTACCGCAGAGTCAACCCCATGTACGGCGCCGAGTATGTGCTCGACTTGCTCCTCCTCTACAAGAAGCACAAGGGGAAGAAGATGACCGTCCCTGTCAGGAGGCATGCCTACTTGCAGCAGACCTTCAGCAAGATCCAGTTCATGGAGCACGAAGAGATAGATGCCAAGGAGCTGGCCAGCAAAATCAACCAGGATTCAGGATCCTTGTCATTCCTCTCCAACTCGCTGAAGATGTTTGTTCCCTTCCAGCTTAGCAGATCAAAAGTAGAGAGGAAGGAGCTCAAAGACAAGAAGATCAACATCCTGATTCCTCTCTCTGGACGCTTTGACATGTTTGCAAGGTTCATGGGGAACTTTGAAAAGACGTGCCTCATCCCAAACCAGAACGTCAAGCTGGTCGTCCTGCTCTTCAACTCCAACTCTAACCCCGACAAGGCGAAGCAGATCGAGCTTATGAGAGATTACCACTCCAAGTACCCCAAGGCTGACATGCAAGTCTTACCTGTGTCG
It includes:
- the CHSY1 gene encoding chondroitin sulfate synthase 1 isoform X2, yielding MMLKYMHDHYLDKYEWFMRADDDVYIKGDKLESFLRSLNSSEPLFLGQTGLGTTEEMGKLALEPGENFCMGGPGVIMSREVLRRMVPHIGECLREMYTTHEDVEVGRCVRRFAGVQCVWSYEMQQLFYENYEQNKKGYIRDLRNSKIHRAITLHPNKNPPYQYRLHSYMLSRKIAELRHRTVQLHREIVLMSKYSNTEIHKDDLQLGMPPSFMRFQPRHREEILEWEFLTGKYLYSGADGQPPRRGMDSSQREALDDIVMQVMEMINANAKTRGRIIDFKEIQYGYRRVNPMYGAEYVLDLLLLYKKHKGKKMTVPVRRHAYLQQTFSKIQFMEHEEIDAKELASKINQDSGSLSFLSNSLKMFVPFQLSRSKVERKELKDKKINILIPLSGRFDMFARFMGNFEKTCLIPNQNVKLVVLLFNSNSNPDKAKQIELMRDYHSKYPKADMQVLPVSGEFSRALALEVGSSQFQNESLLFFCDVDLVFTTDFLQRCRANTVLGQQVYFPIIFSQYDPKIVYSGKVPSDNHFAFTQKTGFWRNYGFGITCIYKGDLLRAGGFDVSIQGWGLEDVDLFNKVIQAGLKTFRSQEIGVVHVHHPVFCDPNLDPKQYKMCLGSKASTYGSTQQLAEIWFEKNDPSFGKSSNTNGSVRTA